TAAATTCCAATAAGGCTATTGCAGAAATAATAGCAAAGGCTGGAGATGCTGCTGGTTTGCCTGAAAACAGTATTCAGTATATAGATATAAAAGACAGAGAAGCTGTGAACATAATGTTGAAGCTAAATTCTTATATTGATGTGCTTATTCCACGAGGTGGAGCAGGATTAATTAGGAATGTAGTACAAAATGCTACAGTTCCAGTTATAGAAACAGGTGTAGGCAATTGTCATGTATATGTAGATTCCGATGCTGATTTAAGCATGGCTGAAGATATTATAATAAATGCAAAAACACAAAGACCTGCTGTATGCAATGCTATGGAGACTTTACTTGTTCATAAAGATTGCTATAAGGAACTTTTAGAAAAATTGGCTCCCAAATTGGTATCTCTAGGTGTTGAAATAAGAGGATGTGAAAAAACTCAGGCTTTAATTAAAGCTGCAGTACCAGCCAGTAAAGAGGATTGGTCCACAGAATTTTTAGATTTAATTCTTGCTGTAAAAATAGTAGACTCTTTAGATGAGGCAATAGAACACATATATAAATATGGAACTAAGCATTCAGAAGCAATTATAACAAATAATTATTTTAACTCGCAAAGATTCTTAAAGGAGATTGATGCAGCTGCAGTATATGTAAATGCCTCTACAAGATTTACAGATGGCTTTGAATTCGGCTTTGGAGGAGAGATAGGTATAAGTACTCAAAAGCTTCATGCCAG
The genomic region above belongs to Clostridium swellfunianum and contains:
- a CDS encoding glutamate-5-semialdehyde dehydrogenase gives rise to the protein MDNKAYIEEKGKRSKEAARTLGNTATNIKNKALNMMAEALIQNVSFILNENKKDMETGQDKGLSRAMLDRLLLNEKRIADMAEGLRQIAALPDPIGEVTKGFQRPNGLRINQVRVPFGVIGIIYEARPNVTVDAAGLCIKSGNAVLLRGGSEALNSNKAIAEIIAKAGDAAGLPENSIQYIDIKDREAVNIMLKLNSYIDVLIPRGGAGLIRNVVQNATVPVIETGVGNCHVYVDSDADLSMAEDIIINAKTQRPAVCNAMETLLVHKDCYKELLEKLAPKLVSLGVEIRGCEKTQALIKAAVPASKEDWSTEFLDLILAVKIVDSLDEAIEHIYKYGTKHSEAIITNNYFNSQRFLKEIDAAAVYVNASTRFTDGFEFGFGGEIGISTQKLHARGPMGLEQLTSIKYMIYGEGQVR